A window of Phragmites australis chromosome 15, lpPhrAust1.1, whole genome shotgun sequence genomic DNA:
TTGCTACTGTCTGATGCGTGGAAGAACATAATTAGTGAGGTTACTCATGTTTGCTTAGAAGCACTCGCACTTCTCTGTAGAGCTGCACGAGTGAAGTGTGATTGTGATTGCGACTAAATGTCAAGAATATGTGTAGTtgttttatgcattttttttatcttaactGCTTCTTCACACATGAAATGTGAGTGCTTTAAAAGGTTATAGCTGGGCCTGTATTGCTAATTGTTTGGGTGAGAGGGCTTTGTTGTGATGGATTTTGGTGGTTGGTATTGCTAATTGTTTGGGTGAGAGGGCTTTGTTGTGATGGATTTTGGTGGTTGGTACTGGGTTCTTGGAATAGACCATATGAAACTTCACGGCTGTTTAGAATTTCGTCCGTAGCACTAGCGCAGTACCGTATAGAGTTATCTTTGATAGAAGCATCCATTGTAATTAGTTCTGTTGCTAATTGATTAATGTCTTTTCTTTGTTGAATATCAGTATTGTTACCGTATCCCCCATTCGCCATCATGCAGAACGAGGAGGGTAAGATGGTGGACCTCTATGTCCCCAGGAAGTGGTATGTGCAGTCATGTTCTTTGTGCAATACCTTTGTGAGATAGCATGCCATGCGGCAACCCTCATTCTTGTTCCATGTTGGTTCTTGCAGCTCTGCCACGAACAAGATCATCACTGCCAAGGACCATGCCTCAGTCCAGATCAACATTGGGCACTTGGATGAGAATGGATTGTATGATGGTCGCTTCACCACGTTTGCTCTCTCTGGATTCGTCCGTGCTCAGGTACTTTACTCCTGCTATCCTGACAGTACCTGTATGCTTTTACTTTTTAGAGAAGACTTACATTCCAGGTTGTTGTTTGTTCTGTGTGATCATTCTCATGACATAAGTGATATTTGTGTTGTCTTGGTCTTAGGTTAATAATGTGGAATATGATGATGAACTCAGTGATACAAGCTGAACTTGTGTAGTGCTTCTAAGGTTTTAGTATgatcctttttgttttggttatgTGATCTTTGAATGTTAAAAAGGCAAGGCAAAGAACTATCCTTTTACATAAGTTGGTACTTTTTTTACCTGATACATTGAGTCATTGACTATGGAGTCATCAGTAATCATGTGTAGTTGAAGGTGATCCCAATCTTCAACTGGTACTTTGACATCATCGTTAAAGTGATGTTACGTCAATTCTTGTGTTTATACCGTAACAAGTTTTATCTAGGATGGTCTAAAAATGTTGTTATTGACagttcctttttcttgtggtGAAAATTTGTGGGTTAGTTATGTGGTTGGATGGGGGTTAGCATTAGCATTCTTGCAGTTGCTCAGCATGATTTGATCTGACTTTCTGATGAAAAAAGAGCAAACTGATAAGGTGTGTTGTGTGAATGTTGTGATCAATTAAGCACTGATCTTACATTCTTACTCAACGGCTAAACTACAATGATTGTTTCTGCAATCTTGTCTGATGTTCTTATGCTGTATTGGTTTTGCAGGGAGACGATGACAGTTCTTTGGACAGGCTGTGGCAGAAGAAAAGGGCTGAGATCAAGCAGTAGATGAATTTGCATGGAAGGTTTTGCTTGACTAGATCATTATGAAGTCTGAGTAACAGATGAAGAATTTGTTATGGTTGTTTGTCTTACCTATGCTGGGTATGATGAAAGCGTGGACTTAAGTTACACCTGTGAATGCCTATTTACTCTATAGTCCAGATCTGCACCTGGGTTACTGTTCTTACATCTTAACGATGCACGTTGTCTGTGTTGTATGCCATGCCCCAAGGATCAGCAGTTCAGCTACAAAATAGTAGTTTTTGCTTGCCTTCGACTGTAGTAATGCAAGTGACACAGTTAAACTGAAGCTTCATATTTGAGACGCTTTTCACCCTTGAAATTATGTATACCGTGCAAGGTTCATAAAACCGTTTGGACTTAGAAAATCGCTCGCCGACGGTTACTGTAAAATCGTGGATATCGTGATAACCAGATAAAATTCGGCAGgaattcatttaaaatttattcGGTTCAATTTGAAATTTTGTGAGAATTTGTCTGAATCAAGCTCAACAAAAATTTAGATCATTTTAATACAACTAATATGTTTTCACTCATTTTAATACAACTAAACGAGCACTCTTATTTTTAACTAATATGTTTTCACTCATTTTACTTCGACTCAACCTAGGCAACCAATCACACGCATATCAACCAAACACAACTTCCTGATCCTACTAGTACAGTATCGACACGAAAGCAAGGTGCGGCTGCCACCAGATTGTAGCCTTGCAAGGGTCGAGGCTGGTTCTGTGCTCCACTACGAAGCAGGTAGTGGGGTGGCAAGGCTCAATTGCTTGTTCGATGTCTCCCACCTTCCTCCTCCAAAGAGAAGCTACTGAGCTAGGCCATGGAGGAGCACACGCACACACAGCGAGAACAAGATAAGAGAGTGCCAGAGCTGGATAGGGATGGATAAGAGAGTACCTACCACCCTTGATATAAAGCAAGCATTTTCTTGTAGCATCGATGTGGCAGTGTCTGGCATGTTGTGCCTCAGCACAATGCTGCTGCTTCCTCAAAGCATGCTCACACTTCCATCATGAAAGTGCCCTCCTCTCCCCTTCCACTCCGTACTTCTTTTGTCCTTTCATTCCTTTTTGGTTGCTGAAAGGATTCGGCTGGGATGCATGGTCTGATCTCCGAAATAACGGGATTTAGTTACATTTTTTTGCTACAGTTTGTATGATTTCAATTTTGcacaattttttcttcttctttaatttGATTTGGTTGTAGTGTGCTTCTGCAGACCTGAGCACAAGATCCCAGCTTACGTTGGAGCTGTGATGCAGCTTCTTGAAATTTGCTTGGCTTCGCCTCAGTTTCactttagggggggggggagtatgGAGACTGTTGCTTGATGTGGATGGTGAGAAACACCGTCTTTGTTTGTTTCTTGTAAGCTTCAAGTTTCTCTTTATAAGGTGGATAGAAAACTGACTAAACCATTTGTTTCTAATATATCTTAGCAACATCTTGCCGTCCTTTtgacaaaaaaagaaacattgtCTTTAGAACGACAATGACTTGAGTGAAATACAGAGGATAACAAATATACGGAGAGATTTGTTCGAGTTACCTTTTAAGCAGCATATCGCTCTTATTGATTAATGCCGTGCTCACCGACTGTTCGGCAAAATGACTAAACTATGAATCCATGATCATATGTGTAATGCATTGATGAATTGTGCATTTCTTGCACATTGCCTTATTCTGATCATGGTGGGTGCAGGTTGCCTCTTCGTAGAGGACATCGACACTAGTTTGTGCTGCTCGAGTAAGAAGGCGAGGACATCTCGCAAGGACGAGAGACATGAAAGGCGAGGAGATATGACAAGGACAAGGTTACAAAGGATCGAATAACTTGTCTTGTTGATTAAACACTGCAACTTTTGCAAAGATTTGTGCACTTTTCCTTTTCTGCTGGTGGTTGATGGATGAGTAGCAGAGTGCACGTATGCTAGCATTCTATGTTGCACGGCCACAGGGAGTCCACCATATGCGGCGAGCACCCGCAGACTCAAAACGCACACCCTTTATTCTGAATTGACTAGAGAAtatcacaaagaaaaatacagCGGCTGAAATTATCAGGTACACGCTTGCTCCATCTACATCTCCTTTAAAAATGTGGTGCAATTGTCTCACTTTTATGGGAGAATGTATCCTCAAGTATTGTACTGTTTTAATCCTGCAGAAGCACTTATACCGCACAATTTACGGaacacaatttatgtttacttTCTGGTGTAGCCCTCAGGTGCTGATACAACAGTTCAAGAATAACTTTTAAAGTGGCAAATGCATTCTTATCTTTCGGTGCTACCTACTTTCTTGGTTGCGTCTGACCCTGTATCCTGGCAGATCATGACGTGTATTCCTTATGTGAGTTATCGGTAACTTTAGGGGTGcttttttagataattgaaATAATTCCAGCGTCTGCACCGAACGGTGCACACAGCATGATTTATGATTGCAGTTCCGCCATATTACAAATGCAAATGAcataaaccaaataaataacacACTCCATAGTAAATGATAATTTATCAACCATATATAATCAGTTATTGAATCACCACCCATTCTTAACGAAGACTTCCATAGCAACCGCCTCTAGTCTTTGACACACCTTGTTTATCATTGTCTCTTCTACACCTTTTGTCTCACAAATTTGTTGAATAGATTTTCCTATATGTTTGGATTGAATGTTTGTACTTTCATGCCCGTCGaagtaaaagtagttttcagACATTTTGTAGTATCCATTCTCGTAGGTTCATATTTTGATTTCATGTTGTCAGTACCTCTGTGCTAAGGTCTATGGGATTATGACAGAAAAAACATCAAGCTTGTATATACTTTATAGGTTGTTTCTGTGTTCTCTCGCTCTAGAGAGTCTGGTCAATATTAGTCACTAGAATCACTACAAATATGAAAATTCTTGGGATGACAAGAAAATAAGGGTATGCTAAATTGATGCATTGATATTTTCACCTTTTTTTAGTTGTAGTTTTACCAGGTTAACCAGTGCCTCAAACTATCTATAGACATGCCCTTCGTAACTAGAGGTTTGGTATTTAGAACTTTGAAGTTGGGTGGCGCGCTGGCTCTTGGCATTTGATTTCAGATTAAATGGCTAGAAATAAGGCAATGGCACGGTACACTTCATTTACACCATTGGACGGggaattcactttttttttttgtgtgtgtgtatttcTAGTTCTTATGAACTACAATTCAAAAGAGATTAGTACATACATTGTACATTGTTTCTCCAAGGCCACAGAGCTATAGTTTAAAGGCACATCATGAGAAACATGTGAAGTTCCATGTGACTAGATAAAACAAGGTATCGGATAAAGTAGACCACCCAAACAATAGATTGGTATCATAGAATTACACTGCACTTTTCAGCAGAGGAGTAATAGTGGGAGTTCCAAAAATACTGATACATATTGTCGTGTTCGGAAAGATTGTATGTGGATCATCTTACATGGGGTGCACTGTCCAATTGGTAAAGAATCTCTCAGATGAAGTGGAAAAATTGAGAAGATATGCTTCTCAGATCATCCACTATCACATTATAAAAGGGGTGGACTAGCTCCAGAAATTGTTACTTTGAGccattgccttcctcttcaAAGTAAGGCCTATTCCTAGTTCCTCTTTTACTTCTCATATGGATGAGCGTAAGTTAGGCTACAAGGGAAATGATGTTCTTCAAGAGCTTGAGATGCTGACTGTGATTGCCAAAGTAGCCCAAGAGCTTATATTGAGAAAAATCCTTGAGAAGAATCAGGCTATTGAATACCTATATAAATTCATGAATGGGTCCAAAGACATTTCTGACTTCAAGAGCC
This region includes:
- the LOC133893141 gene encoding small ribosomal subunit protein eS21-like, whose protein sequence is MQNEEGKMVDLYVPRKCSATNKIITAKDHASVQINIGHLDENGLYDGRFTTFALSGFVRAQGDDDSSLDRLWQKKRAEIKQ